A single genomic interval of Streptomyces sp. 1222.5 harbors:
- a CDS encoding folylpolyglutamate synthase/dihydrofolate synthase family protein — MIEAETDRDPDLAVIEAGSRTLRTQGGPPQADVPARPADPEVDRALREVEADLATRWGETKLEPSVSRIAALMDVLGEPQRSYPSIHITGTNGKTSTARMIEALLGAFDLRTGRYTSPHVQSITERISLDGAPISAERFIETYQDIKPYVEMVDGQQEYRLSFFEVLTGMAYAAFADAPVDVAVVEVGMGGSWDATNVIDGDVAVVTPIDLDHTDRLGETPAEIATEKSGIIKQDATVILAQQPVDAAQVLLKKAVEVDATVAREGLEFGVVARQVAVGGQLLTLRGLGGEYPEVYLPLHGGHQAHNAAVALAAVEAFFGVGAQRAEPLDTDTVRKAFAAVSSPGRLEVVRRSPTVVLDAAHNPAGAAATAEAVREAFDFTRLIGVVGASGDKNVRGLLEAFEPIFAEVVVTQNSSHRAMDSDELAAIAVEVFGEERVQVEPRLPDALEAAITLAEEEGEFAGGGVLVTGSVITVGEARLLLGKG; from the coding sequence ATGATCGAGGCCGAGACCGACCGCGACCCCGACCTGGCGGTGATCGAGGCCGGCAGCCGCACCCTGCGCACCCAGGGCGGCCCGCCGCAGGCCGACGTACCCGCGCGGCCGGCGGACCCGGAGGTCGACAGGGCCCTGCGCGAGGTCGAGGCGGACCTGGCCACCCGCTGGGGCGAGACCAAGCTGGAGCCCTCGGTCAGCAGGATCGCCGCGCTGATGGACGTCCTCGGCGAGCCGCAGCGCTCGTACCCCTCGATCCACATCACGGGCACGAACGGCAAGACCTCCACCGCCCGCATGATCGAGGCCCTGCTCGGCGCCTTCGACCTGCGCACCGGCCGGTACACCAGCCCCCACGTGCAGTCGATCACCGAGCGGATCAGCCTGGACGGCGCCCCGATCTCGGCCGAGCGGTTCATCGAGACGTACCAGGACATCAAGCCGTACGTCGAGATGGTGGACGGGCAGCAGGAGTACCGGCTGTCCTTCTTCGAGGTGCTCACCGGCATGGCGTACGCGGCCTTCGCGGACGCGCCCGTGGACGTCGCCGTCGTCGAGGTCGGCATGGGCGGCTCCTGGGACGCCACCAACGTGATCGACGGCGACGTCGCCGTGGTCACCCCGATCGACCTGGACCACACCGACCGCCTCGGTGAGACGCCCGCGGAGATCGCCACCGAGAAGAGCGGCATCATCAAGCAGGACGCGACCGTCATCCTGGCCCAGCAGCCGGTGGACGCGGCGCAGGTGCTGCTGAAGAAGGCCGTCGAGGTGGACGCCACCGTGGCCCGCGAGGGGCTGGAGTTCGGGGTCGTCGCCCGGCAGGTCGCCGTCGGCGGGCAGCTGCTCACCCTGCGCGGTCTCGGCGGCGAGTACCCCGAGGTGTACCTCCCGCTGCACGGCGGACACCAGGCGCACAACGCGGCCGTCGCCCTCGCCGCCGTGGAGGCGTTCTTCGGCGTCGGCGCGCAGCGCGCGGAGCCGCTGGACACCGACACGGTCCGCAAGGCCTTCGCCGCCGTGTCCTCCCCGGGCCGCCTGGAGGTCGTACGACGGTCGCCGACGGTCGTCCTGGACGCCGCGCACAACCCGGCGGGTGCCGCGGCCACCGCGGAGGCCGTGCGGGAGGCGTTCGACTTCACCCGGCTGATCGGGGTCGTCGGCGCGAGCGGCGACAAGAACGTGCGGGGGCTGCTGGAGGCCTTCGAGCCGATCTTCGCCGAGGTCGTCGTCACGCAGAACTCCAGCCACCGCGCCATGGACTCGGACGAGCTCGCCGCCATCGCCGTCGAGGTGTTCGGCGAGGAGCGGGTGCAGGTCGAGCCGCGGCTGCCCGACGCCCTGGAGGCCGCGATCACGCTGGCCGAGGAGGAGGGCGAGTTCGCGGGCGGTGGCGTCCTGGTCACCGGTTCGGTCATCACGGTCGGCGAGGCCCGGCTGCTGCTGGGGAAGGGCTGA
- a CDS encoding DUF4233 domain-containing protein — translation MRTLCSSTLIGEFFVIGFAGLVAMKQPDLSTSTVWLVSGIAMLLCVLLCGMVTRPGGIALGWVLQIALVASGVFVPTMYFMGVIFAALWWASVHYGRKIDEAKARFAAQAAENTPSGA, via the coding sequence GTGCGTACGCTCTGTTCATCGACTCTCATCGGCGAGTTCTTCGTCATCGGCTTCGCCGGGCTCGTCGCCATGAAGCAACCGGACCTGTCCACCTCGACGGTGTGGCTGGTCAGCGGCATCGCCATGCTGCTGTGCGTGCTGCTGTGCGGCATGGTGACCCGGCCCGGCGGGATCGCCCTCGGCTGGGTCCTGCAGATCGCCCTGGTCGCCTCCGGCGTCTTCGTCCCGACCATGTACTTCATGGGCGTGATCTTCGCGGCCCTGTGGTGGGCCTCGGTCCACTACGGCAGGAAGATCGACGAGGCGAAGGCCCGCTTCGCGGCCCAGGCCGCCGAGAACACCCCCTCCGGCGCCTGA
- a CDS encoding valine--tRNA ligase: protein MTENAHQQPPAPDSELPTQYAPADVEGPLYERWVERGYFEADAKSDKPPYTVVIPPPNVTGSLHLGHAFEHTLIDALTRRKRMQGHETLWQPGMDHAGIATQNVVERELGKEGKSRHDLGREAFVERVWQWKAESGGQISGQMRRLGDGVAWSRERFTMDEGLSQAVQTIFKRLYDDELIYRAERIINWCPRCLTAISDIEVEYQDDDGELVSMKYGDGDDAIVVATTRAETMLGDTAVAVHPDDERYKHLVGKLITLPLTDRSIPVVADTHVDPEFGTGAVKVTPAHDPNDFEIGQRHDLPSITVMDEHAVITVHGPFQGMDRLEARSAIVAALRAEGRIVAEKRPYVHSVGHCSRCKTTIEPRLSMQWWVKVGPLAKAAGDAVRDGKVKIHPQEMEKRYFDWVDNLHDWCISRQLWWGHRIPVWYGPNGEVVCVGPDEEPPGTEADGWKQDTDVLDTWFSSGLWPFSTLGWPEQTESLAKFYPNSVLVTGYDILFFWVARMMMFGLYAMDGTPPFHTIALHGMVRDQFGKKMSKSFGNAVNPLDWMDKYGSDALRFTLARGANPGVDVPIGEDWVQGSRNFANKIWNATRFALMNGATVEGPLPEPSKMSATDRWILSRLNSVVAEVDALYEDFQFAKLSDALFHFAWDEVFDWYVELSKTVFQAGGEPAEVSKRVLGEVLDVTLKLLHPVVPFVTETLWTTLTGGESVVIAEWPADSGFRDSGAEREIETLQSVITEVRRFRADQGLQPGQRVPARLTLDGTALAPHEAAIRQLLRLQPEGESFTATATLPVAGAEVALDLSGTIDVAAERKRLAKDLAAAEKEKAQATAKLGNEAFLAKAPENVVDKIRTRLAKAEEDIARIQAQLDKLPQA, encoded by the coding sequence GTGACCGAGAACGCTCATCAGCAGCCACCCGCGCCCGACTCCGAACTGCCGACCCAGTACGCGCCGGCCGATGTAGAGGGGCCGCTGTACGAGCGCTGGGTAGAGCGCGGTTACTTCGAGGCGGACGCGAAGAGCGACAAGCCGCCGTACACGGTCGTCATCCCGCCGCCGAACGTCACCGGCAGCCTGCACCTCGGGCACGCCTTCGAGCACACGCTCATCGACGCCCTGACCCGCCGCAAGCGGATGCAGGGCCACGAGACGCTGTGGCAGCCGGGCATGGACCACGCCGGCATCGCCACGCAGAACGTCGTCGAACGCGAGCTGGGCAAGGAGGGCAAGTCCCGGCACGACCTCGGCCGTGAGGCGTTCGTCGAGCGCGTCTGGCAGTGGAAGGCCGAGTCCGGCGGCCAGATCAGCGGCCAGATGCGCCGCCTGGGCGACGGCGTCGCCTGGTCCCGCGAGCGCTTCACCATGGACGAGGGCCTCTCCCAGGCGGTCCAGACCATCTTCAAGCGCCTCTACGACGACGAGCTGATCTACCGCGCCGAGCGCATCATCAACTGGTGCCCGCGCTGTCTGACGGCCATCTCGGACATCGAGGTCGAGTACCAGGACGACGACGGCGAGCTCGTCTCCATGAAGTACGGCGACGGGGACGACGCGATCGTCGTCGCCACCACCCGCGCCGAGACGATGCTCGGCGACACCGCCGTCGCCGTCCACCCCGACGACGAGCGCTACAAGCACCTGGTCGGCAAGCTCATCACGCTCCCGCTGACCGACCGCTCCATCCCGGTCGTCGCCGACACCCACGTCGACCCCGAGTTCGGCACCGGCGCCGTCAAGGTGACCCCGGCCCACGACCCGAACGACTTCGAGATCGGCCAGCGGCACGACCTGCCGTCCATCACCGTGATGGACGAGCACGCCGTCATCACCGTCCACGGCCCCTTCCAGGGCATGGACCGCCTGGAGGCCCGCTCCGCCATCGTCGCCGCGCTGCGCGCCGAGGGCCGGATCGTCGCCGAGAAGCGGCCCTACGTCCACTCCGTCGGCCACTGCTCGCGCTGCAAGACCACCATCGAGCCGCGCCTGTCCATGCAGTGGTGGGTCAAGGTCGGCCCGCTGGCGAAGGCGGCCGGCGACGCCGTCCGCGACGGCAAGGTCAAGATCCATCCGCAGGAGATGGAGAAGCGGTACTTCGACTGGGTCGACAACCTCCACGACTGGTGCATCTCGAGGCAGTTGTGGTGGGGCCACCGCATCCCGGTCTGGTACGGCCCGAACGGCGAGGTCGTCTGCGTCGGCCCCGACGAGGAGCCCCCCGGCACCGAGGCGGACGGCTGGAAGCAGGACACGGACGTCCTCGACACCTGGTTCTCCTCGGGCCTGTGGCCGTTCTCCACCCTCGGCTGGCCCGAACAGACCGAGTCGCTCGCGAAGTTCTACCCGAACTCCGTCCTGGTCACCGGCTACGACATCCTCTTCTTCTGGGTCGCCCGGATGATGATGTTCGGCCTGTACGCGATGGACGGCACCCCGCCGTTCCACACCATCGCCCTGCACGGCATGGTCCGCGACCAGTTCGGCAAGAAGATGTCGAAGTCCTTCGGCAACGCGGTCAACCCGCTGGACTGGATGGACAAGTACGGCTCCGACGCCCTCCGGTTCACGCTGGCCCGCGGCGCCAACCCCGGTGTCGACGTGCCGATCGGCGAGGACTGGGTCCAGGGCTCCCGCAACTTCGCCAACAAGATCTGGAACGCCACCCGCTTCGCGCTGATGAACGGCGCCACGGTCGAGGGACCGCTGCCGGAGCCGTCGAAGATGTCGGCGACGGACCGCTGGATCCTGTCCCGGCTGAACTCGGTGGTCGCCGAGGTCGACGCCCTGTACGAGGACTTCCAGTTCGCGAAGCTGTCCGACGCCCTCTTCCACTTCGCGTGGGACGAGGTCTTCGACTGGTACGTCGAGCTGTCCAAGACCGTCTTCCAGGCGGGCGGCGAGCCGGCCGAGGTCAGCAAGCGGGTCCTCGGTGAGGTCCTGGACGTCACCCTCAAGCTGCTGCACCCGGTCGTGCCGTTCGTCACGGAGACGCTCTGGACGACGCTGACCGGCGGCGAGTCGGTCGTCATCGCCGAGTGGCCGGCCGACAGCGGCTTCCGTGACAGCGGCGCCGAGCGCGAGATCGAGACCCTCCAGTCGGTCATCACCGAGGTCCGCCGCTTCCGTGCCGACCAGGGCCTGCAGCCCGGCCAGCGGGTCCCGGCCCGACTGACGCTGGACGGCACCGCCCTCGCCCCGCACGAGGCCGCCATCCGCCAGCTGCTGCGCCTGCAGCCGGAGGGCGAGTCGTTCACGGCCACGGCGACGCTGCCGGTCGCCGGTGCGGAGGTCGCCCTCGACCTCTCCGGCACCATCGACGTGGCTGCCGAGCGCAAGCGGCTCGCGAAGGACCTGGCCGCCGCCGAGAAGGAGAAGGCCCAGGCCACGGCCAAACTCGGCAACGAGGCGTTCCTCGCGAAGGCCCCGGAGAACGTGGTCGACAAGATCCGCACCCGCCTGGCCAAGGCGGAGGAGGACATCGCCCGCATCCAGGCCCAGCTGGACAAGCTGCCGCAGGCGTAA